The proteins below come from a single Faecalibaculum rodentium genomic window:
- a CDS encoding PTS sugar transporter subunit IIA, translated as MAFFRKKKQKEDPKNRILDVKNIRTGCRAADSDEAIMSVGHMLLDAGYIDEGYIQGMLNRDHSLTTYIGNDIAIPHGEYEVKDCVKQTGLAIQIYPEGIPWASGRVRVVIGIAATTDEHVTILQNIAEKLGDMDVVEQVVQGSPEFIHSVMTGDAA; from the coding sequence ATGGCATTTTTCAGGAAGAAAAAACAGAAAGAGGACCCGAAGAACCGGATCCTGGACGTGAAGAACATCCGGACGGGCTGCCGGGCGGCGGACAGCGACGAGGCAATCATGTCGGTCGGCCACATGCTGCTGGATGCGGGATACATTGACGAGGGCTACATCCAGGGCATGCTGAACCGGGACCACAGCCTGACCACATACATCGGGAACGACATTGCGATTCCCCACGGGGAGTATGAAGTGAAGGACTGCGTGAAGCAGACCGGGCTGGCGATCCAGATTTACCCCGAGGGCATTCCCTGGGCCAGCGGACGGGTGCGTGTGGTGATCGGGATCGCCGCCACGACGGATGAACACGTCACGATCCTGCAGAACATTGCCGAGAAACTCGGGGACATGGATGTGGTGGAACAGGTGGTGCAGGGATCCCCGGAATTCATCCATTCTGTCATGACGGGAGACGCCGCATGA
- a CDS encoding BglG family transcription antiterminator translates to MNFSPRLVRIFQILLEQEEGGRISADDMAERIRISRRTLFRELESARRVLEPYGVQLKTRPGLALAGNRTALAAALMNQPVQVLNREERQDLLLYELLRAEEAQKLVVYAGRFQVSEATISHDLEDLRRRLEPLGLTITRNGVVQGSEEDWRKAMSGLVHEGVEYKTVDYLDPDTAMEQLFRGSAILSLLDQDILKRLLALLSAGRDCLGLRRFEQNSYIGLVIHLVIALERIRAGEPCRDAMHGLPEMEDSRQEARTLISLLEAEFALEFPDTEVDAVALHLRGSKLNSAGNHPDAHQEEILELARCFIEGFPGEQPALLGTDGQFIQGLVSHLEPTVIRLRNGLPIYNPLLKTLREQYPDLFERTRQAAGAMERRLGMRLSDEEIGFLTMHAGACFERAGQQHGRRVKAAVVCASGIGVSALLCARLEKTFGAQMDLEALSAPEAVSRQDVELFLTTFDVQGLPARTLKVSPLLPAADLRQIQTELAGLQAKPARGGVQAENLEDLLVQVEETARAVRMLQTGIVRIPTGTVYDPAVLIHEAACSLQGDTEILEQDLWRREQLGAVRAPEEGFALFHARTGGTARIQAAILLPAGGQYDNGLRGVLVTVLPADHTPPMQQLLAQVNRQMGQDAGFRQVLLSGPAQAAREATDRLLADFLRHGL, encoded by the coding sequence ATGAACTTCTCTCCCAGACTGGTCCGGATCTTCCAGATCCTGCTGGAACAGGAGGAGGGTGGCAGGATTTCGGCCGATGACATGGCGGAGCGCATCCGCATCAGCCGGCGGACGCTGTTTCGGGAACTGGAGAGTGCCCGCCGGGTGCTGGAACCCTATGGCGTGCAGCTGAAGACACGTCCGGGACTGGCGCTGGCAGGAAACAGGACGGCCCTGGCAGCCGCCCTGATGAACCAGCCGGTCCAGGTGCTGAACCGGGAAGAGCGGCAGGACCTGCTCCTCTATGAACTGCTCCGGGCAGAAGAGGCACAGAAACTGGTGGTCTACGCCGGCCGCTTCCAGGTCTCGGAAGCCACGATCTCTCATGACCTGGAGGACCTTCGCAGACGGCTGGAGCCGCTGGGGCTCACGATCACCCGGAACGGCGTGGTGCAGGGAAGCGAAGAGGACTGGCGCAAGGCCATGTCCGGACTGGTGCACGAAGGCGTGGAATACAAAACCGTGGACTATCTTGATCCGGATACTGCCATGGAACAGCTGTTCCGGGGGAGTGCCATCCTCTCGCTGCTGGACCAGGACATCCTGAAACGGCTTCTGGCCCTGCTGTCCGCAGGCCGGGACTGCCTGGGCCTCCGCCGGTTCGAGCAGAACAGCTACATCGGTCTGGTGATCCATCTGGTCATTGCCCTGGAACGGATCCGGGCGGGGGAACCATGCCGGGATGCGATGCACGGACTGCCGGAGATGGAAGACAGCCGGCAGGAAGCCCGAACACTGATTTCACTGCTGGAAGCAGAGTTTGCCCTGGAGTTCCCGGATACGGAAGTGGATGCGGTGGCGCTGCACCTGCGGGGCTCCAAGCTGAACAGCGCCGGCAATCACCCGGATGCACACCAGGAGGAGATCCTGGAACTGGCCCGGTGTTTTATCGAAGGGTTTCCGGGGGAACAGCCGGCGCTCCTGGGCACGGACGGGCAGTTCATCCAGGGCCTGGTTTCCCATCTGGAGCCCACGGTGATCCGGCTGAGAAACGGCCTGCCCATATACAACCCGCTGCTGAAAACTCTCCGGGAACAGTATCCGGATCTGTTTGAACGCACAAGGCAGGCGGCTGGCGCCATGGAACGCCGGCTGGGGATGCGGCTCTCGGACGAGGAAATCGGGTTTCTGACCATGCATGCCGGGGCCTGTTTCGAGCGGGCCGGACAGCAGCATGGAAGGCGTGTGAAAGCGGCGGTGGTCTGCGCCAGCGGGATCGGGGTCTCGGCTCTGCTGTGCGCCAGACTGGAGAAAACCTTCGGTGCTCAGATGGACCTGGAGGCCCTGTCAGCCCCGGAGGCAGTCAGCCGCCAGGACGTGGAGCTGTTCCTGACGACCTTCGATGTCCAGGGACTGCCCGCCAGGACGCTGAAGGTGTCGCCGCTTCTGCCGGCTGCGGATCTCAGGCAGATCCAGACAGAGCTGGCGGGTCTGCAGGCAAAACCGGCCAGAGGCGGTGTGCAGGCAGAGAACCTGGAGGATCTGCTGGTACAGGTGGAAGAGACAGCCCGGGCTGTCCGGATGCTGCAGACTGGCATTGTCCGGATCCCGACAGGCACAGTCTATGACCCGGCTGTGCTGATCCATGAAGCAGCCTGTAGCCTGCAGGGAGACACGGAAATCCTGGAGCAGGATCTGTGGCGGCGTGAACAGCTGGGAGCGGTGAGGGCGCCGGAGGAAGGCTTCGCCCTCTTCCATGCCCGGACCGGCGGTACGGCCAGGATCCAGGCAGCCATTCTTCTGCCCGCAGGCGGTCAGTATGACAACGGGCTGCGCGGGGTGCTTGTCACCGTGCTGCCCGCAGACCATACACCTCCCATGCAGCAGCTGCTGGCACAGGTCAATCGTCAGATGGGGCAGGATGCCGGATTCCGCCAGGTGCTCCTGTCCGGACCGGCTCAAGCGGCACGGGAGGCGACGGACCGGCTGCTGGCGGATTTTCTGCGGCACGGCCTGTGA
- a CDS encoding PTS mannitol-specific transporter subunit IIBC: protein MKQKLQTFGRFLSGMVMPNISIFIAWGIITALFIPTGWCPNETLNALVSPMQRFLLPILIAYSGGKMVYGDRGAIIGACAAAGVTAGTETPMFIGAMIAGPLGGWCMKKVDAFIQPRTPQGFEMLFTNFSAGILGAVLAVLGCLAIEPVCLALNSALEAGVSFLVNHGLLWLTSVIVEPAKVLFLNNAINHGVFTPMGMNQVAETGKSIFFLIEANPGPGLGLLLAYCLFGKGSARESAPGALIIEFLGGIHEIYFPYVLMNPVTIVGLILGGMTGVITNSLFHSGLVSAASPGSFLAILGMTARDSYAGVILSIFLAAGVSFGVNAVLLKAFGKETDVKAAQKEVAASKASSKGGIPVPAPVLSAAVSLPKLAFACDAGMGSSAMGAATLSKKLKAAGADVNVPHYAINDLPADMEAVVTQASLVDRVKKQCPQAKLYPVNNFMGGAEYDAIVSALLAGPGQAAASAQPVTSGIARPERIVFACDAGMGSSAMGAAALSKKLKAAGLDIPVEHSAISDLPRDVPFVVTHESLAQRARTQCPAARICPITSFMGGTEYDAIVSELMH, encoded by the coding sequence ATGAAACAGAAACTGCAGACCTTTGGCCGGTTCCTTTCGGGAATGGTCATGCCGAATATCTCCATCTTCATTGCCTGGGGAATCATCACCGCACTGTTCATTCCCACGGGCTGGTGTCCGAATGAAACGCTGAACGCCCTTGTCTCCCCCATGCAGCGGTTTTTGCTGCCGATCCTGATTGCCTATTCCGGGGGCAAAATGGTGTATGGGGACAGGGGAGCCATCATAGGTGCCTGTGCCGCGGCGGGTGTCACCGCCGGGACCGAAACGCCGATGTTCATCGGTGCCATGATCGCCGGCCCTCTGGGTGGCTGGTGCATGAAGAAAGTCGATGCCTTCATCCAGCCGCGCACACCGCAGGGATTCGAGATGCTGTTCACGAACTTCTCCGCCGGCATTCTCGGCGCCGTCCTGGCGGTTCTTGGCTGTCTGGCCATCGAACCTGTGTGCCTGGCGCTCAACAGTGCCCTGGAAGCCGGGGTCTCCTTCCTGGTGAACCACGGACTGCTGTGGCTGACCAGCGTGATCGTGGAACCCGCCAAGGTGCTGTTCCTGAACAACGCCATCAACCACGGCGTGTTCACACCCATGGGCATGAACCAGGTGGCGGAAACCGGGAAGTCCATCTTCTTCCTGATTGAAGCCAACCCCGGACCGGGTCTGGGACTGCTGCTGGCCTACTGCCTGTTCGGAAAGGGCAGCGCAAGGGAATCCGCACCCGGAGCCCTGATCATTGAATTCCTGGGCGGGATCCACGAAATCTACTTCCCGTACGTGCTGATGAATCCCGTCACCATTGTCGGCCTGATCCTGGGCGGCATGACGGGTGTCATCACCAACTCCCTGTTTCACTCCGGGCTGGTGTCCGCCGCAAGCCCCGGATCCTTCCTGGCGATCCTGGGAATGACGGCCCGTGACAGCTATGCGGGTGTGATCCTGTCCATCTTCCTGGCTGCCGGTGTCTCCTTCGGCGTCAACGCAGTCCTGCTGAAGGCCTTCGGGAAGGAAACCGATGTCAAGGCGGCTCAAAAGGAAGTGGCTGCCTCCAAAGCCTCGTCCAAAGGCGGGATCCCGGTTCCTGCACCGGTTCTGTCAGCTGCCGTTTCCCTGCCGAAGCTGGCCTTTGCCTGTGATGCCGGCATGGGATCCTCCGCCATGGGAGCGGCCACGCTGTCGAAGAAGCTGAAGGCAGCAGGAGCCGACGTGAACGTTCCGCATTATGCCATCAATGACCTCCCTGCCGATATGGAAGCGGTGGTGACGCAGGCTTCCCTGGTGGATCGTGTGAAGAAACAGTGTCCGCAGGCGAAACTCTATCCGGTGAACAATTTCATGGGCGGCGCGGAATATGATGCCATTGTGTCGGCCCTGCTGGCGGGTCCCGGCCAGGCCGCAGCGTCTGCACAGCCGGTGACCAGCGGCATCGCCCGGCCGGAGAGAATCGTGTTCGCCTGTGATGCCGGCATGGGATCTTCTGCCATGGGGGCTGCGGCGCTGTCCAAAAAACTGAAGGCTGCCGGTCTGGACATTCCGGTGGAGCATTCCGCCATCAGCGATCTGCCGCGGGATGTGCCATTTGTGGTCACACACGAATCCCTGGCGCAGCGGGCAAGGACACAATGCCCGGCTGCCAGGATCTGCCCCATCACCAGTTTCATGGGCGGCACGGAGTATGATGCGATCGTTTCGGAGCTGATGCACTGA
- a CDS encoding MFS transporter, whose protein sequence is MKTNNVPGKVSRREYLGYFSYGFGQCFSYGLLGSFILFFYTDILGISALAASTIFLIARVWDAVNDPMVAGFMDTRRTKSGKFKGYLKFAPLFVVISTILCFFSPDLAIQWKVLYAAITYILWGTVYTVSDIPFWSVSAVITNDPQTRTSLVTAANLGVFAGIGMVGSLVPLLVGLFGQESLADGYFMAVILIMIAGYAFMMFGATTIRERVEPSAGEKVTMKDVFRNLLVNRHLFKMLAIFFLNLFMNIVNGIILYFFIYNMGNEGLMSIYGLMGTFAALGFFLIPNLTKKFRKKDLLAGIIVLDIVVRIVFFMTGYENVPILLGMLMLTQLFHASLGPVMSSMIAETIEYSEVKTGRRCEAITFSGQTFMGKLSAAIAGSLTGLILIAIGYVPEAAVQSPGTLNGLFMVVSLLPVAGGLIRLVILRYYTYTEEAYKKDLAVLAQRRSAAALAE, encoded by the coding sequence ATGAAAACAAACAATGTACCGGGCAAAGTCAGCCGCAGGGAATACCTGGGCTACTTCTCCTACGGCTTCGGCCAGTGCTTCTCCTATGGCCTGCTGGGCAGCTTCATCCTGTTCTTCTACACTGATATCCTGGGGATCTCGGCCCTGGCGGCTTCCACGATTTTCCTGATTGCCCGTGTATGGGATGCCGTCAACGACCCCATGGTGGCCGGGTTCATGGACACCAGACGGACAAAATCCGGCAAGTTCAAAGGTTACCTGAAGTTTGCACCGCTGTTCGTGGTGATCTCCACGATTCTGTGCTTCTTCTCTCCGGATCTTGCGATTCAGTGGAAGGTGCTGTATGCGGCGATCACCTACATTCTCTGGGGCACGGTATATACCGTCTCCGACATCCCGTTCTGGTCTGTCTCTGCGGTCATCACCAATGACCCCCAGACACGGACCAGCCTTGTGACCGCCGCAAACCTGGGTGTGTTTGCCGGAATTGGCATGGTGGGCTCCCTGGTACCGCTGCTGGTGGGCCTGTTCGGGCAGGAATCCCTGGCTGACGGCTACTTCATGGCGGTGATCCTGATCATGATCGCCGGCTACGCCTTCATGATGTTCGGTGCCACCACGATCCGGGAACGCGTGGAGCCTTCGGCCGGTGAAAAAGTCACGATGAAGGACGTGTTCCGCAACCTGCTGGTGAACCGTCACCTGTTCAAGATGCTGGCGATTTTCTTCCTGAACCTGTTCATGAACATTGTCAACGGCATCATTCTGTATTTCTTCATCTACAACATGGGCAACGAAGGCCTCATGAGCATCTACGGTCTGATGGGCACCTTCGCCGCGCTGGGATTCTTCCTGATTCCCAACCTGACGAAGAAATTCCGCAAGAAAGACCTGCTGGCGGGCATCATTGTCCTGGACATTGTGGTGCGGATCGTGTTCTTCATGACAGGTTATGAAAACGTGCCGATACTGCTTGGGATGCTCATGCTCACACAGCTCTTCCACGCTTCCCTGGGCCCTGTGATGTCCAGCATGATCGCGGAAACCATCGAGTATTCCGAAGTGAAGACCGGACGGCGGTGCGAGGCGATCACATTCTCCGGCCAGACGTTCATGGGCAAGCTCTCGGCTGCCATTGCCGGGTCCCTGACGGGTCTGATCTTGATCGCCATTGGCTATGTGCCGGAAGCCGCAGTGCAGTCTCCCGGGACATTGAACGGCCTGTTCATGGTCGTATCTCTGCTGCCGGTTGCCGGCGGACTGATCCGTCTGGTGATCCTGCGGTACTACACCTACACCGAAGAGGCCTATAAAAAGGACCTGGCTGTGCTCGCCCAACGGCGCAGTGCAGCGGCCCTGGCGGAATAG